In Phocoena phocoena chromosome 19, mPhoPho1.1, whole genome shotgun sequence, a genomic segment contains:
- the ZNF232 gene encoding zinc finger protein 232, translated as MAGSLTAAETLALQDTQGQEKIMMMEPKEEEQSWECETRLHGNRSPSQEIFRQRFRQLCYQETPGPREALSRLRVLCCEWLRPERHTKEQILELLVLEQFLTILPEKLQSWVRGHHPESGEEAVTVLEDLEKGLDEPGLQVPGPAHGPAQEEPWEEKEPVGAAQEKPSIQLQHKETQPFPEREQVYLHFPSVVAEDDAEPKDRGSLPEPPITDVESQVLREKLTTSTSTFEAASEVEAPLEQQQRNLKGERLKQSPAQGKSFRQMVITLKTTPTGKKDHECGECGKAFIYNSHLIIHQRIHSGEKPYKCSDCGKTFNQSSNLIQHQRIHTGEKPYECHVCGKSFRWSAHLVQHQRVHSGEKPYECNECGKAFSQSSYLSQHLRIHSGEKPFLCKECGKAYRWSSELIRHQRVHAKKEPSQWTVGEKVSRQNCTFV; from the exons ATGGCTGGATCACTAACAGCAGCTGAAACTCTGGCCCTTCAGGATACACAGGGTCAAGAGAAGATTATGATGATGGAGCCAAAGGAAGAGGAACAGTCTTGGGAGTGTGAGACCAGGCTACATGGGAACCGCTCTCCCAGTCAGGAGATCTTCCGCCAACGCTTCAGGCAGCTCTGCTACCAGGAGACTCCTGGTCCCCGGGAGGCCCTGAGCCGACTAAGGGTGCTCTGCTGTGAGTGGCTAAGGCCTGAGAGGCACACCAAGGAGCAGATCCTGGAGTTGCTCGTGCTGGAACAATTCCTGACCATCCTACCAGAGAAGCTCCAGTCCTGGGTGCGGGGACATCACCCTGAGAGTGGAGAGGAAGCTGTGACTGTGCTGGAGGATTTAGAGAAAGGACTTGATGAACCAGGACTGCAG gtcccaGGCCCGGCACACGGACCTGCACAGGAAGAGCCGTGGGAGGAGAAGGAGCCTGTGGGAGCAGCCCAGGAGAAACCAAGCATCCAGCTCCAGCATAAGGAGACCCAGCCTTTCCCAGAGCGTG AACAGGTATATTTACATTTTCCATCAGTTGTTGCAGAAGATGATGCAGAGCCCAAGGACAGAGGGTCATTGCCAGAACCACCCATTACTGACGTGGAATCACAGGTGCTCAGAGAAAAACTCACCACCAGCACCTCTACATTTGAAGCTGCCTCTGAAGTTGAGGCCCCTTTAGAGCAGCAGCAGAGAAATCTCAAAGGGGAAAGGCTGAAGCAGTCCCCCGCTCAGGGGAAAAGCTTCAGGCAGATGGTCATCACCCTTAAGACAACTCCCACAGGGAAGAAAGACCATGAATGCGGTGAATGTGGTAAAGCCTTCATTTATAACTCACACCTTATAATCCACCAGAGAATCCAttctggagagaaaccctataagTGCAGTGACTGTGGGAAAACTTTCAACCAGAGCTCAAACCTCATTcagcatcagagaattcatacaggagagaaaccctacgAATGTCATGTGTGTGGGAAGTCCTTCAGGTGGAGTGCTCACCTTGTTCAACATCAGAGGGTTCATTCAGGGGAGAAGCCCTATGAGTGTAATgagtgtgggaaggccttcagtcAAAGCTCATATCTAAGTCAGCATCTGAGAATCCACAGTGGTGAGAAACCTTTCCTatgtaaagaatgtgggaaggcctACAGATGGAGTTCTGAGCTTATCAGACATCAGAGAGTTCATGCCAAAAAAGAGCCTTCCCAATGGACTGTGGGTGAGAAAGTCTCCAGACAGAATTGTACCTTTGTCTGA